The Denticeps clupeoides chromosome 1, fDenClu1.1, whole genome shotgun sequence genome segment CCTTGGTTTCTGATTCTTCCACTATTTCAAACGGTAGTTCCTCACGTGCACCTAGCAGAGTGCAGTTTGAGAGAGATTCTTGTGATGCCACAGGAAACACCAAGCTAAATGGTGAGGTAAAAGTGGATGGGGGCAGTGGACCCTTTACAAGAAGTCTGTCTGTGGTCAAGAAGGCAAAGAAGCCTCCAGCTCCTCCCAACAGGTCCTACTCGTTGAACAAAGACAAGATGAACCGACGTTTCAAAGACCAGGATGCTCCTGACTTTTCCATGACACATAAAGATCAGATGAAGAAGCCTGAAGAACTAAGTTCACCCTACTCTGATATGGTCAGCTCTTTTAGCCCTCCAGATCTTCAGCAGCAAGATACCAGGGATTGTTCTGGACCTGTCGCTTCTTCACCTCAGTTTCCCAAAATGGAAAACGGATTCAATAGAACACTGACACCATCCAGTGATTACTGGAGTCAAAATGGAACACCTGTTCTGCCTGCCACAGGAAAAAAGACTGGGATGAAGCCGAGTCTAAATCTGAAGGGGATCCATCATGCAGACTCTGTCCTGGCACTGTTTGAAATTCCAGCTCCGCCAACCGTCACAGCACCCCCACCTCCCCCTCCAGAGGCCTGGGCTCATAACATGCGCACTTTTCTACTACTTTGTGGTCCTGGACCAGTGAACATCAGGTTTGCACCCCCGCCAAAGAAGCTATGCCTTGGTGAGAGTGGTGAAAAGTCAGTGTCGGCCATGTCAGCAGGAGGCATACAGAACAGTATTTGTGAGGTGGTTTTGCCTGTCACGGTCCACAACTTGTCTGAAGGTATTTCTAGCCAAGTGCATCTCTGCCCCAAtccaccccctccacctccaTTCCCACCCCCTCAACCACCTTTTGTGCCTTTTGTTAAACAGACTATTCCACCAGCAGGTGAAACCACTTCATCATTTGCCTTCATGCCACCCatttctccacctcctccccctcctccccttccCACCACTTCTTCAGCAAAAATGCTCCAAGGAGAAAATGAACTGGACTTGCCGCCTCCGCCACCGATGTCACCAATAATTTTACCACCAGGAATACCACCTCCACCAAAGGaagctccacctccaccacctaCAATGCTACCTGATCCAAAGAGGGTCTCACCTCCTGCTCACACCACTGTGCCAACTAATATTCCCCCTCCACCTTGTTTACCTGCAGAGTTAAAGACGAAGTCTACAACAATTTCTATAAGCTCAAACCACATGCAGTTGGAACACAAAAAGGATGTTCCATTAGATGAAGCACCACCTACAGTTTTACCTGATCCAACCAAGGTTCCAACTTCGGCTCAGCTTATTCCCCATCCACCTGTTTTACCTACAAGCCTTAAGACAAAGTCCACTGCAGTCTCTAAAGTTAACTCAAATCAAGAAGAGTTAGAAAGCAAAAATGATGTTCTGCCAAAAGAAGCACCATctacaatacaatacatttcAACTCTGCCTACTGTACCTGCTAACATTCCCCCTCCACCCGTTTTACCCGCAGATTTTAAGGCCATGACTGTTGCAGCATTAGATAACTCAAATCAAGACCAggtagaaaataaaaaggatgTTCCACCAAAAGCCtcacctccaccacctcctttACTCACTGATATGAAGAAAATCTCCCCTCCATCTCCACTCACAGCTGAAAATATCCCCCCTGTACCAGTTTTGCCTAAAGATATTAAAACAGAGGCCTCGTtgagagaaaataaagaacatttggTAAACAAGACAGATGTCCCCACAGCCATTGAAGACTCATATTCACCTGTAGTCACCACATCCATTTTGCAAACAGTCAGATTAAGGTCCATCAGATCTGCAGTCAACCAGACTGAAGTTGGGGCCACCCAAACCATGCACATAGACAAAAAGACCGCAGGTCAAGTTCCACCACAGAAACCAATCAGGAGGTCTCTCATTATGACAGATCCACCTGCAGATGTGGCCTCTCTCCTTGAAACTGAAACGAATTCCCAATCCATGGCCAAGCCTGAGATAAATCTGAAGTCTGAACCAGCAGCGCAAGAGATTGACTCCGCAACAACCCTAACGTCACAACCAGAACCATCTGCTTTGGAGACTAAAGCACCAATATCACTGGTTTCATTGCAGCCTGAGACGAATGTGGTAACATCAGAACTAAACCAAACCAAGATACAATCTCAGCCAGAAACTAGTGTGTTGCCTCAAGCAAGAATAGCTGTAGCATCAAACGTGATTGCACCTCAAACAGAGGCCACAGTTTCCAACCATCAATCAGAAACAACTATGTGTAAACTGCTGCTGGAAACAACTGTTGAAAGTCCTTTAGAAGTAATCAAGGTAAATTCTCAACCAGATCTTTCACATCCTAAAACAGACACTACTGTGCTTACAAATCAGCCTCAAGGAGCTGTGGAAGAAACTAAAACAGACTCAACTATGGGAAGATGGGAAACACAAGTGGATGTGGCAAACTCTCATCCAGAAATAACCAATGTTACATCAAAGCAAGAAGTTGCTACTGTAGCACCTCAGTCTAAATCAACTGTGGTGCCACATGAACCAGAAACTGCTGTAGAAACCTCACAACCCGAAACACCAGTGTCATGTTCATTGTCTCAATCACCCCCCATAAAATCTCAACCTACTCTTCCCATAGTCCAGACAGAGCCCACCACGCTTCACATCCCTGATTTACCTTTACTCTCCCCTATGCCCAAGCCCTCAGCAGGATCGGCAAATGGTCCATCAATGAAACTTCAAGAAGCTATTCGTCAAAGGACTGCTGCGATGACTGCCAAAGACGGCTCTTCTAAGCGTCTCAGCCTACTCTCTCCCCCGCCAACACCAGGGGGCATTACTCTCAACTCTCCCACCAGCACAGCTAGCTTCATCTTCTCAAAGAACACCAAGAGGGTCTTCACAGAGACCCCGTCAGCAGAGGTCCAGACTGACCTTACAAAGACTCTTGCTTCGAAGTCAACAAACGAGCAGATCAAGCAAACCAGAATTCCGCCTCCTGTTGCTAAGAAACCCAAAGCTAAAACCCAGGCTTGTGAGAGTGGGCCGTCCAGTCCGTCCGAGGTATTTTCAAAGCCTGTGCTCACTGCGGGACAGAAGTCACAGCCAGAGGCATAAAGGgttagtcacttttttttttattgtaaacgATTACTTAGTAGAATCTCTTTTTTACTTTCTGGTCTCATATCAggatttgtatgtttttatgcTGGGTGCTTTCCTATGACATTATGACTGacatgattttcttttttcacagaAAAGGTACAATCTGAAAGAGACTTCATCGGTTACCAACCAGCTTTTCGCTTATCTGCTTTCCATCCTGCATAACAGAATCTGCATTCCAAAGGAAGTTCAGCGAGTGAAAGAGGCTGCTCATCTTATTGTGTCATTATGTATAATTTAGCTTTTTGTCCAGTCATATAATTATGACGTGTCTTGCTTTCAGTAGAACTGTtgtatgaaaaagaaaaagtctacTAAGTGGATCAAGCAATGTACTGTttgatttaatgcatttaaataatatataaactgTCCCTTTATGTACATGCACTACACTGTAAATGTTTGTTAATTTAGAGATCCAAAGGTTGGTATCTTTTGTTGTATTCACCTAAGTTATTTTTGTTGGAGGTATGATTGTTCCATGGTCTActgcttttgtttctgtttcttctGGAGACTACCATCACAAATTCACTTTTGCCAAGTGTTTATATGAGTCTTAGAACTAACTCTCTGATATACTGTTCCTGATGGTTACGAAAACAATGAGCAGGTTCACTAATGTTATTCGCACCGCTCAGTTCTTCTGGGTGATCATggtgaaataataaatgt includes the following:
- the LOC114801869 gene encoding uncharacterized protein KIAA1522 homolog; the protein is MSVRDRERMSVGELIPQDVLEVLALERQVGRGRRRKKRGASFRRAFGWLRRGRKGKDLHAITRSEECLLGPGTPLLLPKHGLSKAAKEENVGSQGPHLFPENVFVEGNRTKYLEELHSQAQEGLKLLLQEENRMGVDFQDDQSVISSVTSQTVESVRSERRGSFGAESTATADTISTISMQSTVSSQSTRSALSRQGSTFTPLNQGKKERSRGKRKRQSSTLVGIPRHIQKELGLDRAAWTSYPWSEDQTPNGNRADLNLVPVFVTAVDHPLLEPTQETDAPPSYVPAEPPRHKDDLGIFHHSVQRSPCIRPKSSAVPSVTTAETQPQNPPSPVMYVSPQATYMNKIIPNAVMPPSVDVVEINRNFSRSSVRTVSKSSLASASPAPSRTSRVSRVSSRFSSRRYKPCSDSSIGSRSDSSETLVSDSSTISNGSSSRAPSRVQFERDSCDATGNTKLNGEVKVDGGSGPFTRSLSVVKKAKKPPAPPNRSYSLNKDKMNRRFKDQDAPDFSMTHKDQMKKPEELSSPYSDMVSSFSPPDLQQQDTRDCSGPVASSPQFPKMENGFNRTLTPSSDYWSQNGTPVLPATGKKTGMKPSLNLKGIHHADSVLALFEIPAPPTVTAPPPPPPEAWAHNMRTFLLLCGPGPVNIRFAPPPKKLCLGESGEKSVSAMSAGGIQNSICEVVLPVTVHNLSEGISSQVHLCPNPPPPPPFPPPQPPFVPFVKQTIPPAGETTSSFAFMPPISPPPPPPPLPTTSSAKMLQGENELDLPPPPPMSPIILPPGIPPPPKEAPPPPPTMLPDPKRVSPPAHTTVPTNIPPPPCLPAELKTKSTTISISSNHMQLEHKKDVPLDEAPPTVLPDPTKVPTSAQLIPHPPVLPTSLKTKSTAVSKVNSNQEELESKNDVLPKEAPSTIQYISTLPTVPANIPPPPVLPADFKAMTVAALDNSNQDQVENKKDVPPKASPPPPPLLTDMKKISPPSPLTAENIPPVPVLPKDIKTEASLRENKEHLVNKTDVPTAIEDSYSPVVTTSILQTVRLRSIRSAVNQTEVGATQTMHIDKKTAGQVPPQKPIRRSLIMTDPPADVASLLETETNSQSMAKPEINLKSEPAAQEIDSATTLTSQPEPSALETKAPISLVSLQPETNVVTSELNQTKIQSQPETSVLPQARIAVASNVIAPQTEATVSNHQSETTMCKLLLETTVESPLEVIKVNSQPDLSHPKTDTTVLTNQPQGAVEETKTDSTMGRWETQVDVANSHPEITNVTSKQEVATVAPQSKSTVVPHEPETAVETSQPETPVSCSLSQSPPIKSQPTLPIVQTEPTTLHIPDLPLLSPMPKPSAGSANGPSMKLQEAIRQRTAAMTAKDGSSKRLSLLSPPPTPGGITLNSPTSTASFIFSKNTKRVFTETPSAEVQTDLTKTLASKSTNEQIKQTRIPPPVAKKPKAKTQACESGPSSPSEVFSKPVLTAGQKSQPEA